In Hamadaea flava, a genomic segment contains:
- the eccD gene encoding type VII secretion integral membrane protein EccD gives MVQAASLGLTRIVLLSPQRRVDLAIPDYLPLVGLQATLLRHGGLDLADEGIAHHGWVLRKMDGTLLDPAKSLAAQSIVDGDTLLLSPQDQQWPEPEFDDLADAAAHEARSLGASWSARHTTATGTAAMGLLIGLALIGVLRSGPPWPTPGACLLGSAVLLLGGAILANRVSAGRSPSMVLVLSAYVYAVSGSTVLVTDSTTPGRAQLLVASSTVALTAVLGLLLLRNLQTVHVALLTAGLAGAAGALLAMASTPATGAAVVTAVGLLVSPWLPRLAAGQAGLPGPMVPRPSTETPVDEPLPNPAEIARLVRRSDRLLTGLLWGFAAAVIGGAAILATRDDLSARLLAGAAVVVIALRARAFAAVRHRLPLLLGAATGTAVLAWLLWHGVLAETRTRIVAPVLIGMLLGAAGAVGLARTVARKPAPPGVSRLGDIAETVLIIAGAVLAAAVAGVFGFARGIGG, from the coding sequence CCCGCAGCGCCGGGTAGATCTCGCGATCCCGGATTACCTTCCCCTGGTCGGTTTGCAGGCCACGTTGCTGCGACACGGCGGCCTCGACCTGGCCGACGAGGGTATCGCGCATCACGGCTGGGTGTTGCGCAAAATGGACGGAACTTTGCTCGACCCGGCCAAGTCGCTGGCCGCGCAGAGCATTGTGGATGGTGACACGCTGCTGCTTTCGCCGCAGGATCAGCAGTGGCCGGAGCCGGAGTTCGACGACCTCGCCGACGCCGCGGCGCACGAGGCGCGGTCGCTCGGCGCGAGCTGGTCGGCCCGGCATACGACGGCCACCGGCACGGCCGCGATGGGCCTGCTGATCGGACTGGCGCTGATCGGCGTGCTGCGGTCCGGCCCGCCTTGGCCCACGCCCGGCGCGTGCCTGCTCGGGTCCGCGGTCCTGCTGCTCGGCGGCGCGATCCTCGCGAACCGGGTCTCCGCCGGCCGCTCACCGTCCATGGTGCTCGTGCTGTCCGCCTATGTGTACGCCGTGAGCGGCTCGACGGTGCTGGTGACCGACTCGACGACCCCCGGGCGAGCGCAGTTGCTCGTCGCGTCGTCGACGGTGGCGCTGACGGCCGTCCTGGGCCTGCTCCTGCTGCGGAACCTGCAGACGGTGCACGTGGCGCTGCTGACCGCCGGGCTCGCCGGAGCGGCCGGAGCCCTGCTCGCGATGGCGAGCACCCCCGCGACGGGTGCGGCCGTCGTGACCGCGGTCGGGTTGCTCGTGTCGCCGTGGCTGCCCCGGCTCGCGGCCGGGCAGGCGGGTCTGCCCGGCCCGATGGTGCCCCGGCCGTCCACAGAGACGCCGGTCGACGAGCCGCTGCCGAACCCGGCCGAGATCGCCCGGCTGGTCCGGCGCAGCGACCGGCTGCTGACCGGGCTGCTGTGGGGGTTCGCGGCGGCGGTGATCGGCGGCGCGGCGATCCTGGCGACTCGGGACGACCTGTCGGCGCGGCTGCTCGCCGGGGCGGCCGTCGTGGTGATCGCGCTGCGGGCGCGGGCGTTCGCCGCCGTACGCCATCGGCTGCCTCTGCTGCTGGGCGCGGCGACGGGGACGGCCGTCCTGGCCTGGCTGCTGTGGCACGGCGTGCTCGCCGAGACGCGTACGCGCATCGTGGCGCCGGTGTTGATCGGGATGCTGCTGGGGGCGGCCGGGGCGGTCGGGCTCGCCCGGACGGTCGCCCGGAAACCCGCCCCGCCGGGGGTGAGCCGGCTGGGCGACATCGCCGAGACCGTGCTGATCATCGCCGGTGCGGTGCTCGCCGCCGCGGTGGCCGGGGTCTTCGGATTCGCGCGAGGCATCGGTGGCTGA